Proteins from a genomic interval of Chroococcidiopsis thermalis PCC 7203:
- a CDS encoding flavin monoamine oxidase family protein produces the protein MGRSLLFQDLKRAIKIGIYAKKNHLSISQGIEQIAQMQASAAQSTVRERETQLTGTALGNVAMQLERSYVSPQGERDVKIGIVGAGLAGLACGYELKQQGISATIYEASDRVGGRCYSLGKTFPGAAKFPHQVIERGGELIDSQNKTILRWARQFQLTLEDVSQQPGEFACYFNGQHYTESAILEEYQAFLAEITRDLQEISAMPTVDCFTSADARFDKINLLEYLEKHQVGDTIKAAMNAAYMAEYGLELEDQSCLNFLLVVRDIETSQASPFQIFSDERYHIVEGNEQIVRGLSQELQGQIELGMRLVRVRKNSTNRIEVTFDNGDRTIDVAYDAVVLAIPFALLRQVELDANLELPDWKQEAIHKLDQATHAKMMLGFNGRPWADRGSSGASYSNLSHHQTTWETNPTGASGDRAILVDFSSGRRGATLDPNRVQTEAHLFLKDLEKVYPGAIAQATRDLAGDLLVHLENWTANPLAQGSYSCYKPGQFTTICGNEGKPVDNLFFAGEHTNSFYEWQGYMEGAALSGIKAASDILQHLKLTILRC, from the coding sequence ATGGGTCGTTCATTGTTGTTTCAAGACCTTAAACGTGCTATAAAAATCGGAATTTACGCCAAAAAAAATCATCTCTCCATCAGTCAGGGCATCGAACAGATAGCTCAGATGCAAGCCAGCGCTGCTCAATCCACGGTACGGGAAAGAGAAACCCAACTAACGGGAACGGCTTTGGGTAACGTAGCGATGCAGCTAGAGCGCTCTTACGTCTCGCCTCAGGGGGAGCGAGATGTCAAAATTGGGATTGTAGGCGCGGGATTAGCAGGTTTAGCTTGTGGCTACGAACTAAAACAGCAAGGCATCTCTGCCACAATTTACGAAGCGAGCGATCGCGTCGGCGGACGTTGCTATTCGCTGGGTAAAACATTCCCTGGAGCCGCGAAATTTCCTCACCAAGTCATCGAACGGGGTGGAGAACTGATCGACAGCCAAAACAAAACTATCCTGCGCTGGGCGCGACAATTTCAACTCACGCTGGAAGACGTGTCTCAACAGCCAGGAGAATTTGCTTGCTATTTCAACGGACAGCATTACACTGAATCGGCGATTTTAGAGGAGTATCAAGCGTTTCTAGCTGAAATAACACGAGATTTACAAGAAATATCCGCCATGCCAACTGTAGATTGCTTTACGTCGGCGGACGCACGGTTTGACAAAATCAATTTATTGGAATATCTAGAAAAACACCAAGTAGGAGATACAATTAAGGCTGCGATGAATGCAGCCTATATGGCAGAATATGGGCTGGAGTTGGAAGATCAAAGCTGTCTGAATTTTTTGTTGGTGGTACGAGACATTGAAACATCACAAGCTTCTCCCTTTCAAATTTTTAGTGACGAGCGTTATCACATCGTTGAGGGTAACGAGCAAATCGTCCGAGGATTAAGCCAAGAACTCCAAGGACAGATTGAGTTGGGGATGAGACTGGTGAGGGTACGCAAGAATTCAACAAACCGCATAGAAGTCACTTTCGACAACGGCGATCGCACGATTGATGTCGCATACGATGCCGTAGTGTTAGCAATTCCTTTTGCATTACTGCGTCAAGTCGAACTAGACGCAAACTTAGAACTACCAGATTGGAAGCAAGAAGCAATTCATAAACTCGATCAAGCAACTCACGCCAAAATGATGCTGGGTTTTAACGGTCGTCCTTGGGCAGATCGTGGCAGTAGCGGTGCATCGTACTCTAATTTGTCCCACCATCAAACCACTTGGGAAACAAACCCTACTGGAGCAAGTGGCGATCGCGCCATATTAGTAGACTTTTCTAGTGGTAGAAGGGGAGCGACGCTCGATCCCAATCGCGTGCAAACAGAAGCGCACCTATTTTTGAAAGATTTGGAAAAAGTTTATCCAGGGGCGATCGCCCAAGCAACACGCGATCTCGCTGGCGATTTACTCGTACATCTAGAAAACTGGACTGCTAACCCCCTCGCCCAAGGTAGCTACTCCTGTTACAAGCCAGGGCAATTTACCACGATCTGCGGTAACGAAGGCAAGCCAGTTGACAACCTGTTTTTTGCAGGGGAACACACAAATTCTTTCTATGAATGGCAAGGCTACATGGAAGGAGCAGCCCTATCTGGGATTAAAGCCGCTAGCGACATTTTGCAACATCTCAAGCTGACCATCTTGCGATGCTGA
- a CDS encoding fused MFS/spermidine synthase: MSLEFSSWLSDQTTSEEIRLLRRVGGMEAKSTQFQAMEFAKTAAYGDVLVLDDTIQSAEVDEYLYHEALVQPAMMTHPNPQRVLIIGGGEGATPREVLKHPNVKSLVMVDLDRELVEFCQQKLPSWHQGAFSDPRLELLHTDGRAYLAQQEAQFDVIILDITDALEEGPAIALYTKQFYSLCQQRLSESGVMVVQGFSLSPLKWTEHATIRRTIHSVFPVVRSYSIFIPSFACTWGFIIATNNIDPANLSHGEIEQRIGDRNLADKLKAYDAVSHTGMFGLPKDLRLKLAQLGHILEDGKPLVFEEK; encoded by the coding sequence ATGAGCTTAGAATTTAGTAGCTGGCTGAGCGATCAGACAACCTCAGAGGAAATTCGCCTGTTGCGGCGAGTCGGAGGTATGGAGGCTAAATCGACTCAGTTTCAAGCGATGGAATTTGCCAAAACAGCAGCTTACGGTGACGTGCTGGTGTTGGATGATACGATTCAATCGGCTGAGGTCGATGAGTATCTGTATCATGAGGCGTTGGTACAGCCAGCAATGATGACTCATCCCAATCCGCAACGAGTGTTAATTATTGGTGGTGGGGAAGGTGCAACACCGCGAGAAGTTTTGAAGCATCCCAATGTCAAATCTTTGGTGATGGTGGATTTAGATCGGGAATTGGTGGAATTTTGCCAGCAAAAACTCCCTTCTTGGCATCAAGGTGCTTTTAGCGATCCGCGATTGGAATTGTTACATACTGATGGTCGCGCATATTTGGCGCAGCAAGAAGCTCAGTTTGATGTCATTATCCTCGATATTACTGATGCTTTAGAAGAGGGACCCGCGATCGCGCTTTATACCAAACAGTTTTATTCCCTTTGTCAGCAGCGACTCTCAGAGTCGGGGGTAATGGTAGTTCAAGGGTTTTCTCTTTCACCTTTGAAATGGACGGAACACGCTACAATTCGGCGGACTATTCATAGTGTCTTTCCCGTTGTCCGCAGTTATTCTATATTTATTCCTTCTTTTGCTTGTACGTGGGGATTTATTATTGCAACTAATAATATTGACCCTGCTAATTTGAGTCATGGTGAGATCGAGCAGAGGATAGGCGATCGCAATTTAGCAGATAAACTTAAAGCATACGATGCTGTGAGTCATACAGGTATGTTTGGCTTACCAAAAGACTTACGGCTTAAATTAGCACAGCTAGGACATATTCTTGAGGATGGTAAACCTCTAGTTTTTGAGGAGAAATAA
- a CDS encoding DMT family transporter gives MYLMMVLVAAFAYTLGGMYMKLSKGLSELVPSLLVYFFLIAGASIEAIAMNDSSLGVTYLFVVGLEFILAFLVGALLFRESYSHGNLFGVSLIVAGIILLSAGEC, from the coding sequence ATGTATTTAATGATGGTGTTAGTTGCCGCATTTGCTTATACCTTGGGTGGCATGTATATGAAACTTTCCAAGGGACTATCTGAACTCGTGCCTAGTTTGCTAGTTTATTTCTTTTTAATTGCCGGGGCTAGTATTGAAGCCATAGCCATGAACGACTCTAGTTTAGGAGTCACCTATCTTTTCGTGGTTGGGTTAGAATTTATTTTGGCATTTTTAGTTGGAGCTTTGCTTTTTCGCGAAAGCTATTCTCATGGCAACCTATTTGGTGTATCTTTGATTGTTGCCGGAATTATTCTTTTGAGTGCAGGAGAATGCTAA
- the speD gene encoding adenosylmethionine decarboxylase has protein sequence MEKRFDFYGRHLLLNFSGCEADMDDLEQIERDMVRAVSAVGATIVAHLKHKFEPCGVSVVLMLSESHASIHTYPEYRACFLDIFTCGDLDVVPFGEVLETLWRPKWVSKQLHERFDPAIVQASQLPLMLRK, from the coding sequence ATGGAAAAGCGATTCGATTTTTACGGTCGGCATTTGCTGCTGAATTTTTCTGGTTGTGAAGCTGACATGGACGATCTAGAACAGATCGAACGCGATATGGTCAGAGCAGTTAGTGCAGTAGGAGCTACCATTGTGGCGCATCTCAAGCACAAATTTGAACCTTGCGGTGTTTCGGTTGTGTTAATGCTTTCCGAGTCTCACGCCAGCATTCACACATATCCAGAATACCGAGCTTGTTTCTTAGACATATTTACCTGTGGCGATTTAGATGTCGTACCCTTTGGTGAAGTATTAGAAACACTCTGGCGACCGAAATGGGTGTCCAAGCAATTGCACGAAAGATTCGATCCGGCGATCGTTCAAGCCTCGCAGTTGCCTTTAATGCTGAGAAAGTGA